A region of the Chloroflexota bacterium genome:
GAGAGCGGCCACGGAAAGGCGCCCGCGATTCTTTTCGACGATGTGCCCGGCTACCCGAGTGGCTTTCGTACGCTCTATGGGCAGTTCTCGACCATCAACCGCATCGCGCTCACCCTCGGTTTACCAATGGAGCGGGAGCGAAAGGTCGACGTCGTCCGCGCTTACCACGAGCGAATGCGGAGCATGACGCTGATTCCTCCGCGCGTCGTGGCGACGGGGCCGATTCTGGACAATGTGCTCACCGGAGACGACGTGGACGTGCTCCGGTTTCCGGTTCCCGTCCACCACGAGCGCGACACCGCCCGATACATCGGCACGGCAGACCTCGTCGTCACGCGCGATCCCGATTCAGGCTGGTACAACCTCGGCGCGTATCGCGCGCAGGTCTACGACGGCAGGACCGTTGGCTGCCAGATTACCGAAGGAAAGCATGGCCGGATCCACCGAGACACGTATTTCGAGCGCGGCCAGAGCATGAAGGTCGTCATCGTCTGTGGCCAGGACCCGCTGTTGTACATGCTGTCCGCGAGCCCACTCCCCCAGGGCGTGTCCGAGTACGACTTCGCGGGCGGCCTTCGGGGTGAGCCAATCGACGTCATCGAGGGTCCGTACACGGGCTTTCCCATCCCCGCTGACGCGGAGATCGCCATCGAGGGCGAGGCGATTCCGGGCAATTCTCGGCCCGAGGGCCCGTTCGGGGAATGGATGGGCTACTACTCAGACGACGTCGTTCCGCGCCCGTGTGTCGACGTCAAGACGATTCTCTATCGCAACGACCCGATCCTGACGTGCGCGCCTCAGCACAAGCCGGTCGATGAGACCGGGCTGCTGAAAGGAATCGCAGGGTCCGCGGAGATCTGGAAGGCGCTCGAGGCGGCGGGGCTGCCGGGCATCCTCGGCGTGTGGAATCACGAAGGCGGCCCCGCGACCCGCTTCACGGCGATCCAGATCCGCCAGCGGTACCCGGGCCACGCTCGCAACGTGCTTCACGTCGCTTCCAACTGTGCAGCGGGCGCGTACAACGGGAAGTGGACCGTCGTGGTGGATGAGGACGTCGATTGCTCCGATCTCGATCAGGTCCTCTGGGCCATGTGCACGCGCTTCGATCCGGTCACCGACGTGGACGTGATTCAGAAGGCATGGTCATCCGGCCGCGATCCGATGTCGCTTCCCGGCAACTTCAACAACCGGATCCTCATCGACGCCTGCATTCCCTACGACCGAAAGCTCCGGGATGCCTTCCCCCCGGTTGTCGACGTAAGTCCGGCGCTCCGGGCAGGGCTCCGGACTCGATACCATGACGTGTTTGCCCGGTTCCTGACGCAGTGATCGGCGAGGCGGCCGTTCGCATCGACGGGGTCGAGAAGGTCACCGGGGCGGCGACCTACGCCGCGGACCTCGTCCGTCCAAACACCCTCCACACGCGGATCCTTCGCAGCCCTTGGCCGCACGCCCAAATCGTTTCTCTCGATGTGTCGCGCGCGCGTCGCCTGCCCGGCGTCCACGCGGTGCTCACGGGGGCAGACGTGCCGGACGTGCTCGTCGGGCGCTCGATGCGGGACATGCCCGTGCTGGCGCGCGAGCGTGTCCGCTTCGTGGGCGAGAAGGTCGCCGCGGTCGCGGCGGAGAATCCCGAGATCGCCGAGGAGGCGCTCGGGCTCGTCGAGGTGGCATACGAGCCCCTGCCCGCCGTGTTCGATCCGCTCGCGGCGATCGAGCCGGGCGCGCCGCTGGTGCACGAGCCTGCCTGGGTTCGGGCCCACAAGACTCCACAGCAGAAGGTCGCGGACTATCCCAACAGCGTGTCGAATCCCATCTTCGGCGCGAGCGCGGCCGAGATGGATGACGCGCTGAAAAGCGCGGATTTCGCCTTCGATCACACGTTTCGCACGCCGGTCCAGCACCAGGGTTATCTGGAGCCACACTGCTGCACCGTGGAGGTGGACGCCCAGGGGGTGGCGCACATCTGGGCGTCCAACAAGGCGCCGTACTTGCTGCTCGACTACCTGCGGGAAGGGCTGGGACTCTCCCGGGAGCAGGTCGAGATTCACCTCATGCCGCTTGGCGGAGACTTTGGCGGCAAAGGGTCATTCATGGACATCCCGCTGACGTACTTCCTCGCGCGGGCGACCGGCCGGCCCGTCCGCACGCTGATGTCGATGACCGAGGAGCTGACCGCTGGAAACCCGCGCCACTCCGCCGTGATCCGCGTGCGAAGCGGCTTTGACCGGTCGGGCCACCTTGTTGCGCGGTGGACCCAGACCTACTACAACAGCGGCGCGTACGCGGCCTTCAAGCCAGCCCTCGACGCCACGCTGCCGCGCGTGCTCACCGGCGGCCTGGGCCCATACACCGACGTGCCGATCTGGCGGGTCGAGGGCCACATGGTCTACACGAATACGGTCCCATGCGGGCACATGCGCGATCCCGGCGCCATTCAGCCCCTCGTGGCGATCGAGCAGCATATGGACCTGTGCGCGCGCGAGATGGGGATCGATCCCCTCGAGATTCGGCTCATCAACGCGCCCGTCACGCCGAGGAAGCCCGACCGCGGTGGCGCTGGCGTTCGGCCGATGGCGCGGGAGGTGCTGGCGACCGCCGCGGACGCCATCGGCTGGGCGAGACCCAGGGAGCGCGGCGTTGGGCGGGGGATCGCGTTGGTGGACGTGACGAATAGCCCGGCCACCGACTACACCGTGCGCTTAATCGTCGCGCGGGACGGGTCGGTCCTCGTGCACACGCCCATCATCGAGCAGGGGTCGGGCATGCTCACGGCCTTCCAGCAGATGGCGGCCGAAGGCATGGGCGTGTCGGTCGACCGCGTGCGGGTCGTTCAAACGATGGAGAACATCGAGTACGACCGGGGCGTGGGTGGGAGCCGGATCACGCGGGTGGTCGGGAAGATGATCGGCGTCACGTCCCAGCGCATGCGGGACCGTCTTGCCGACCTGCTCGCGGCCGAGTTCGGCCACGATCGCGCCCAGATCGCCATCGAATTCGACGGGTTCCGCACTCCGGATGGTCGGTTGCACACCGTCGCCGACGCGGCGAGCCTCGCCCCGTCGGAGCTCGTGGAGCTGTTTCGGTACACGCCATCGTCGGGAGACATCGTCGACACGTATGAGGCTGTGGCCGTGGAGGTCCACGTAGACGATGAAACCGGTCAGCTCAGCCTCCGCCGCGCGGTCAGCGCCATCGAGGTTGGGAAAGTCATCAACCCGGTGATGCACAGGGGTCAGATCGATGGCGGGCTGATTCAGGGCCTCGGCTACGCCCTCATGGAAGGGATCGAGTTCGACGATGGGCGCGTGACAACGGCGAACCTGCATGAGTACAAGCTGCCCACCGTCGCGGACATACCGCCGTTCGACTCCATCGTGCTGCCCCCCGAGCCGGCGCTGGGGATCACGCCGATCGGCGAAGGTCCCAATTGCGGCATGGCGGCGGCGGTGGCGACCGCGGTGATCGATGCGGTCAGTCGGTCGGCCCCGCTACCGGTCCGTCCCGAAGATCTGCTCGCTGCACAGTAGCCGGGCGCCGCCCCTCCGCTCGCTGAGGCTCGCCCCCCCAGGATGTCGCGGTGCTGAATGTTGCCGCGGGAGCTCGCAGTCTGGTCGTCGGGGCTCGTGCCTCCGCGGCGGGTGAGCGTCCAGGCCCTTCTCCTCCGCGCGCCTATAATTCCGAGCGCCCCGCGGGCGGA
Encoded here:
- a CDS encoding UbiD family decarboxylase, with translation ESGHGKAPAILFDDVPGYPSGFRTLYGQFSTINRIALTLGLPMERERKVDVVRAYHERMRSMTLIPPRVVATGPILDNVLTGDDVDVLRFPVPVHHERDTARYIGTADLVVTRDPDSGWYNLGAYRAQVYDGRTVGCQITEGKHGRIHRDTYFERGQSMKVVIVCGQDPLLYMLSASPLPQGVSEYDFAGGLRGEPIDVIEGPYTGFPIPADAEIAIEGEAIPGNSRPEGPFGEWMGYYSDDVVPRPCVDVKTILYRNDPILTCAPQHKPVDETGLLKGIAGSAEIWKALEAAGLPGILGVWNHEGGPATRFTAIQIRQRYPGHARNVLHVASNCAAGAYNGKWTVVVDEDVDCSDLDQVLWAMCTRFDPVTDVDVIQKAWSSGRDPMSLPGNFNNRILIDACIPYDRKLRDAFPPVVDVSPALRAGLRTRYHDVFARFLTQ
- a CDS encoding xanthine dehydrogenase family protein molybdopterin-binding subunit, with product MIGEAAVRIDGVEKVTGAATYAADLVRPNTLHTRILRSPWPHAQIVSLDVSRARRLPGVHAVLTGADVPDVLVGRSMRDMPVLARERVRFVGEKVAAVAAENPEIAEEALGLVEVAYEPLPAVFDPLAAIEPGAPLVHEPAWVRAHKTPQQKVADYPNSVSNPIFGASAAEMDDALKSADFAFDHTFRTPVQHQGYLEPHCCTVEVDAQGVAHIWASNKAPYLLLDYLREGLGLSREQVEIHLMPLGGDFGGKGSFMDIPLTYFLARATGRPVRTLMSMTEELTAGNPRHSAVIRVRSGFDRSGHLVARWTQTYYNSGAYAAFKPALDATLPRVLTGGLGPYTDVPIWRVEGHMVYTNTVPCGHMRDPGAIQPLVAIEQHMDLCAREMGIDPLEIRLINAPVTPRKPDRGGAGVRPMAREVLATAADAIGWARPRERGVGRGIALVDVTNSPATDYTVRLIVARDGSVLVHTPIIEQGSGMLTAFQQMAAEGMGVSVDRVRVVQTMENIEYDRGVGGSRITRVVGKMIGVTSQRMRDRLADLLAAEFGHDRAQIAIEFDGFRTPDGRLHTVADAASLAPSELVELFRYTPSSGDIVDTYEAVAVEVHVDDETGQLSLRRAVSAIEVGKVINPVMHRGQIDGGLIQGLGYALMEGIEFDDGRVTTANLHEYKLPTVADIPPFDSIVLPPEPALGITPIGEGPNCGMAAAVATAVIDAVSRSAPLPVRPEDLLAAQ